The stretch of DNA TAGCAAAATTCCAAGTTACTTTCCATTCAAAGTCATTAGAACGTATTGGTACTATATTCACTAAAGCCTCTATACCTTTGTTTTCAGTTTCTCCTGCGTTCATCCATTTATACCCCCAACCTGTTGAATAAGAATGCTGTACAGGAACTAATAAATCTGATGTTACTTCATTGTAATATGTTACATCAAAAGTAAAACGGTTTTTGAACATTGCCATTTCAACACCAACTTCCCATGTATCCTTAATTTCAGGCTTTAACTCGCTATTTTTCTTTGTATTAGATAACTCATAAGAAGGAGAAGACAAGAAATTAGTTCCTACAATCATTGTATCTCTTGTTTGATAAGCTGTTAAATCTGAACTTACTTGAGAAATACCTGCTCTAACTTTACCAAAGTTTAACCAACTTTGTTTAATTACTTCAGAGAAAACAAAAGATCCTGTAATTGATGGATAAAAATAGCTATTATTTGCTACAGGTAAAGTAGAGAACCAGTCATTACGTCCTGCTGCTTCAATAAATAACATATTTTTATATCCAAGAGATAACATTCCGTAAACAGAGTTAACTTCATGTCTACTTCTATTAGATTCAGTTTCTGGTTTATCAATACTATTTGTTATAGTATATAAACCTGGTACTAATAATCCTCCTGCTGTTTCACTGTGTAATAAACTTGCTGTTACATGTCTTCTATTAACTCCAACAAATGAATTTAAAGAGAAATCTCCCCAATTTTTGTTATAATGAACACGTCCTTCATAGTTCATTTCAGTAAACTTTCTATATGTTTCTTTATAACTTGATTGTGCTTGAGAACCTACAGCAACACGTTCACTAATAGTCATATCGTAAGTATCTCCAGAAACTGCAGCTAATGCATATAAACCTGGTGCGATATCATATTTAAACTCTACATTTCCAAAGAAACGATCTCTTCTATCCTTTGACGTATTTTCATAAACTGTCCAATACGGATTATCTGAATAAAGTGGCGTTGCATCATCCCATGATGTTCTATTCCATGTTCTTTGAGCTCCATTAGTTAACTTATAATTCTTTAAACGATTATAATCTAATTGGCGTTGCCCCCATTGGAACATTTTTTGTGCTACAGAATTCTCTCCATATCCTTGTTCTGGTCTGTTAAAACCATCTGTTCTTACATAATTTAAGTTAGAAGACACATTAAAGACATCACTAAACTTATGATTTAAATTTAAACCAACATTCGTTCTTTTTAAAGTTGAATTTGGTACAATTCCTTGAGTATTTACATTTGATAAAGCTAATTTAAAATTAGTATTGTCCATACCTTTAGAAAAAGAGGAGGCTGTCTCAAAAGTGAGACAGCTTTTTTTTAAGAAAAAAGGAAAGCCTAAGCTTTCCCAATTGGTGCAATTTTATTAAATTGCTGTGTGTATACTAGTTCGAAAATAGTCTTTAAAGATTACAATCCCAAAGAAAATTTGCTTTTTCCTCCAAATTTATCGGAGTTGATAGAAGAAAAGCATCCTGTTAGAGTTATTTCCAATATAATAGATGGTTTAGCAATTAAAAATCTTATTAATAGCTATAAACCATATGGAACATCATCTTATCACCCAAAAATGCTTCTGAAAGTGTTGATTTATGGCTACCTAAGTAATATTTATTCAAGCCGTAAATTAGAACAAGCACTGAAAGAAAATATTCATTTTATGTGGCTTTCTGGAATGAATCGTCCTGACCATAATACGATAAATCGCTTTCGTAGCGAGCGATTAAAAGGTAAACTGAAATCTATATTCACTCAAATAGTCTTGCTTTTAGAAAAAGAAGGAATCGTTAGTTTAACAACCACTTTTGTTGATGGGACTAAGATTGAGGCAAACGCTAATCGCTATACATTCGTTTGGGGAAGAGCGATTAAAAAACACAAAGCTAGAATTTCTGAGCAGTTAGAAGACTTATGGAATTACGCAGAAAGTGTAGCAAAAGAAGAGCTTCAAAACACAGAAAATATTGAATTTAAAGAAATCGATTCTGAAAAAGTCACACAAACAATTGATAAGATAAATGAAGTTTTGAAAGATAAAAAAATCCCATCAAAGATTCGTCAAAAGCTCAATTATGGAAAGAGAAATTGGTCTAAGAATTTAGAAAAATACAAAAAACAAGAAGAGATTTTACAACAAAGAAATTCTTACTCTAAGACCGATACAGATGCTACATTTATGAGAATGAAAGAAGATCATATGAAAAATGGTCAGCTAAAACCCGCTTATAATCTGCAAATCTCCACGAATAAACAGTATATTTTACATTATTCTATTCACCATAATCCAACCGATACAAAAACCCTAAAACCTCATTTAGCAGGTTTTGAGCAGCATTACCATAGAACTCCAAAAGAGCTTGTAGCCGATGCGGGCTATGGCTCAGAAGAAAATTATAACTTGCTTAAATCAAAAAAGATAAAACCTTACGTAAAATACAATTACTTCAGAAAAGATCAAAAATCAGGACAAATTACTTCTTCAGAGAGCAATCCCAAACTGGCTAAAATAAGAGAAAAAGTATATAAACTTCTCAATACAGTGAGAGGTATCAAACTCAGAAAACAAAGATGTCACGATGTTGAACCAGTTTTTGCCGAAATAAAACACAACAAAAACTTTAAACGATTTATGTTAAGAGGAGTTGATAAAGTCGAAATTGAAGTCGGCTTACTTGCTATTGCTCATAACTTAAAGAAAATGGCGAAAATCACCTGAAAAAAGTTTATTTTACCATCATTTTTACATTTTTTGCTTATTTAATTCAATTTTGAACTATTAAATTACAAAATTAGATTCATCAGATAAAATACAAAAAAAAGAGACTGTCTTTTGAGACAGCCTCATGTTGTACCTGTTTTAAAGAAAGATTTTGCATCATTTTTAGAAGCTTCCCATGCCCTTGTTTGTAAATAATCAGAAGCAAACTCAGGATCAAAAGCATCCCAATGTAATACTTGTTGACCATTAAACTTAGGTCCCCAAGATTCATCCATTGTATAATCTACAATTTGAAAATCTCTACCTCCTATATTTACCGTTTCAAAAGAATCAGAATAACCACCTCCATATAAATTTTGTAACTTAGGAATTTGATTAATTTCTTCAAAAGCTATACCTGTATTTAGTACGATTTCTTCACGTCCTTTTTTACCAGACTTAGTTGTGATCATAATTACACCATTTACAGCTCTTGCTCCATATAATGCAGATGCAGGACCTCCTTTAAGTACGTTTACTGACTCTACATCATCTGGATTAATGTCAAAAGATCCATCACCATAGTCACGACCTCCGCCACCTCTTTGTGTGTTTGAGTCATTTACATTATTATTTGCTAAAGGAATACCATCAACTACAATTAAAGGTCTATTTTCTCCTGTAATTGAACCGATACCACGTAAAACAATACGTGTAGAACCTCCCATCGTACTTGGTGCTGTAATTTGTGCACCAGCAACATTACCAGATAATGATTGTAAAGCATTACTTCCTCTACCTGCTTGTACAACATCGCCTTTGACTTCTTGAGAAGAATAACCTAACGATTTTTTATCTCTTGTAATCCCTAATGCAGTAACTACCGCTTCACCTAATTGAATATCTTCTGAAGGAGCAATTGTAACTGAATATGTGTTTTGATCTCCAACCATAAATGTTTGTGTTGGTAATCCAAATGATTCAATTGTTACAACTTCACCTTTATTTGTTTCCACTGAAAACGATCCGTTTTCGTCAGTATAAACTTCTTTTCCACCAGAAGTTTTAACTACTGCATCTGCAACTGGAAGACCATCTTGATCTTTTACTGTACCAGTTACAGTCTTTTCTTGTGCGAATAAAGAAGCTCCACAAAGTAAACTTCCTAAGACGAACAAGTTTTTTAAATTTCTCCTCATCTGTTAAAACATTTTTAAAACTTAAATAAACTTAGAAATAAGTTTTGGTTTTTCAAACATAAAATGTCAATTATTTGTTAATTTTGTTAAAAAATTTGATAAATGGACAAATCTTTAACAAATCTTCAATACGAAGTAGGGTGTGATGAAGCAGGAAGAGGATGTTTAGCAGGTCCAGTTGTTGCAGCTGCAGTAATATTAGATTCAGCTTTTAAAAACAGTATAATAAACGATTCTAAAAAGTTATCCGAAAAAAATCGAAAGGAATTAAGACAATATATTGAAGAAAATGCCTTGGCTTTTTGGAATTGTTTCACCTCAAGAAATTGATGAGATCAATATTTTGAATGCAAGCTTTCTTGCCATGCATCGCGCCATCGATCAGTTACAGACCCCAATTGATTTAATTGTCGTAGATGGAAACCGATTTAACAAATACCAAGATATTCCTCATGAGTGTATTGTAAAAGGTGATGGAAAATACATGAACATTGCTGCCGCATCGATTTTAGCAAAGACGTATCGGGATGAAATCATGGAGCAATTGGATTTAGAATTTCCGGAATACGAATGGAAGAAAAATAAAGCCTATCCTACAAAAGCTCACCGAGAAGCTATTGCTCAATATGGAACGACGCCACATCATCGTTTAAGTTTTCGATTATTACCCGATCAATTAAGTTTAGATTTATAATAAAAAAAGAAGCCGTCTCAATATTAAAATTTGAGGCGGTTTTTTTATTTGAATTAATTTCCAATAAAATTTCATCATTTTAGAAAAGGGTAAAATTGCCCTTATGCAGCAATTTTCTTTCTTAAGTTGTGTGCTAAAGCCATTAATCCGAATTCTAACTCGGTTTTTTGGATTCCTTTTAACGAAAATCTTCTAAAATTGTTGTTGTGTTTCATTTGGGCAAATACAGGCTCTACATCGGCAGAGCGTTGTTTCCTTTTTTGTATTCCCGTTTGACTTGTGAGTAATTCCCTGATTTTTTCTTTATGTCTTTCAAGGTTATGATTGCGTTCTATACTTCGGTTCCCCTGAGCTTTAAAGCAGACTCCCCGCAGCGGACATCCTTCGCAATTTTGAGCCTGATAATGCGATAATTGCTGTATATATCCGGCTTGGGTTGTTTTTGTGCTTTCATGGGTTTTGTGCATTTTCTGACCAATCGGACACACATAATAATCTTCTTCTTGGTTGTAATAAAGGTTTTCTTTGCTAAAGGTTTTGTGTTTTTTTTGGTAATTTTTATCTTGTTCTTTTTCAAAAGTATTGTACTTCACATAAGCGGTCAGCTCTTCTTTTTCAAGGTAATCGTAGTTTTCTTCGCTCCCATAGCCTGCATCGGCTGTAATGTTTTCTATTTTTTTAAAGATTTCTACCCCATAAGTTTCTTTAAGATTTTCTAAGTGTGGCTTTAAAGTTTTGGTATCTGTAGGGTTTTGATGTAAAGTGTAATTAATAATGATTTGGTTTTCTGTTGATATTTGGGCGTTGTAACCAGGTTTTAACTGTCCGTTTTGCATATGATCTTCTTTCATACGCATAAAAGTTGCATCAGGATCTGTTTTGCTGTATGAGTTTCTTTCGCCTAAAATAGCTTCTTGTTCTTCATATTTGCGAAGATTTTTTTCAAAATTTTGTTTGATGTAACGCAGTTTTGCTTTAGATTTCTTGGAAGCTTTTTCATTACCCGATAATTTGGTATCTATCTGTTTAACGGTTTTTTGGATCACTTCCTGACTGATTTCCTTGAACTGAGGCGGTTCGGTATCAGGATCGTCATCATTAGATATACTTTGGGCATAATTCCATAAGTCTTCTAACTGAGTAAGCATTTTAGCTTTGTTGGTTTTAATGCTTTTACCCCAAACAAAAGTGTATCTGCCTGCCTGAGCTTCTATTTTTGTGCCATCGGTATAAATTTGTTTCATTGAAATCAATCCTTCCTCTGCCAGCATCATGACCACTTGTTTAAAGATTTCTTTAAAACTATCTTTTAATTTATCACTTCTAAATCGGTTAATGGTATTGTGATCCACAGTGCTCATTCCCGTAAGCCACATAAAGTTGATGTTTTCTCTGATAGCCAACTCTATTTTTCGTGAAGAATAAACATTACTCATATAAGCATAAATCATCACCTTTAATAACATTTTTGGATGATAACCGGATTACCTTCTTTACTGTAGGCTTTTAATAGTGGTTGGATATTAATGGACTCTACAACTTGATCAACTACCCGAACAGGATGTTTTTC from Faecalibacter sp. LW9 encodes:
- a CDS encoding IS1182 family transposase, yielding MYTSSKIVFKDYNPKENLLFPPNLSELIEEKHPVRVISNIIDGLAIKNLINSYKPYGTSSYHPKMLLKVLIYGYLSNIYSSRKLEQALKENIHFMWLSGMNRPDHNTINRFRSERLKGKLKSIFTQIVLLLEKEGIVSLTTTFVDGTKIEANANRYTFVWGRAIKKHKARISEQLEDLWNYAESVAKEELQNTENIEFKEIDSEKVTQTIDKINEVLKDKKIPSKIRQKLNYGKRNWSKNLEKYKKQEEILQQRNSYSKTDTDATFMRMKEDHMKNGQLKPAYNLQISTNKQYILHYSIHHNPTDTKTLKPHLAGFEQHYHRTPKELVADAGYGSEENYNLLKSKKIKPYVKYNYFRKDQKSGQITSSESNPKLAKIREKVYKLLNTVRGIKLRKQRCHDVEPVFAEIKHNKNFKRFMLRGVDKVEIEVGLLAIAHNLKKMAKIT
- a CDS encoding TonB-dependent receptor plug domain-containing protein, whose amino-acid sequence is MRRNLKNLFVLGSLLCGASLFAQEKTVTGTVKDQDGLPVADAVVKTSGGKEVYTDENGSFSVETNKGEVVTIESFGLPTQTFMVGDQNTYSVTIAPSEDIQLGEAVVTALGITRDKKSLGYSSQEVKGDVVQAGRGSNALQSLSGNVAGAQITAPSTMGGSTRIVLRGIGSITGENRPLIVVDGIPLANNNVNDSNTQRGGGGRDYGDGSFDINPDDVESVNVLKGGPASALYGARAVNGVIMITTKSGKKGREEIVLNTGIAFEEINQIPKLQNLYGGGYSDSFETVNIGGRDFQIVDYTMDESWGPKFNGQQVLHWDAFDPEFASDYLQTRAWEASKNDAKSFFKTGTT
- a CDS encoding TonB-dependent receptor domain-containing protein, with amino-acid sequence MDNTNFKLALSNVNTQGIVPNSTLKRTNVGLNLNHKFSDVFNVSSNLNYVRTDGFNRPEQGYGENSVAQKMFQWGQRQLDYNRLKNYKLTNGAQRTWNRTSWDDATPLYSDNPYWTVYENTSKDRRDRFFGNVEFKYDIAPGLYALAAVSGDTYDMTISERVAVGSQAQSSYKETYRKFTEMNYEGRVHYNKNWGDFSLNSFVGVNRRHVTASLLHSETAGGLLVPGLYTITNSIDKPETESNRSRHEVNSVYGMLSLGYKNMLFIEAAGRNDWFSTLPVANNSYFYPSITGSFVFSEVIKQSWLNFGKVRAGISQVSSDLTAYQTRDTMIVGTNFLSSPSYELSNTKKNSELKPEIKDTWEVGVEMAMFKNRFTFDVTYYNEVTSDLLVPVQHSYSTGWGYKWMNAGETENKGIEALVNIVPIRSNDFEWKVTWNFAKNDNTVTKIADGMDSYSLTNAPFKAQLWAMKGESYGQIRGTDFVYDENGNKIVGSDGQYEVSEVKNLGSIIPDYNMGIRNTFTYKNLTLSALLDIQKGGKFFSTSHMWGHYSGMLEDTAANNVRENGLVLEGVMWDGQGYVQNTQTTEALPYFENFYYGVDKQNVLDADYIKLREVTLSYSFPKKWAGPFANVTVSAFGRNLATWGLDKKGFDPEQASYGSGNVQGIEGGSLPSTRTYGMNLKLQF